A stretch of the Streptomyces lunaelactis genome encodes the following:
- a CDS encoding pRL2-8 translates to MASQRALNPPKGECTQCWYHAYASKEAHKGLGPREDCPACVDHMNNGHGNMIVGG, encoded by the coding sequence ATGGCCAGCCAGAGGGCTTTGAATCCGCCGAAGGGCGAGTGCACGCAGTGCTGGTACCACGCTTACGCGTCCAAGGAGGCGCACAAGGGCCTCGGTCCCCGCGAGGACTGCCCGGCGTGCGTGGACCACATGAACAACGGCCACGGCAACATGATCGTAGGGGGCTGA
- a CDS encoding DUF6919 domain-containing protein — translation MKLPWMSRADKRRWRSTAGLKDLGSCVAAWLIGDIASQPGYQPHCGPDEETQHLIPVLVAVNRLGYVTDGSQPGFAGYGYDHHWWEQRAAVSGLVDDPQLRDRLVAAAELAGLTVVQHDMTPRRHAEGVPVTRSLGRVYTAFGSFLPVRDLRTIWPPQIIGRRAFGKVAEAWQLTLIDPKWGRDDVLWEALAEVVRQYRLEDVERQARKAREALTHENLCSRYANPFLARPLVKEWHENRLNAAIEEAKLSGCTEAAIALVVGCECD, via the coding sequence ATGAAGCTTCCCTGGATGAGCCGCGCGGACAAGCGGCGCTGGCGCTCCACCGCCGGACTGAAGGACCTCGGCAGCTGCGTGGCGGCCTGGCTGATCGGCGACATCGCCAGCCAGCCCGGCTACCAGCCCCACTGCGGCCCCGACGAGGAGACCCAGCACCTCATCCCGGTGCTGGTCGCCGTCAACCGGCTCGGCTACGTCACCGACGGCTCCCAGCCCGGATTCGCCGGGTACGGCTACGACCACCACTGGTGGGAGCAGCGCGCCGCCGTCTCCGGTCTGGTCGACGACCCGCAGCTGCGCGACCGCCTGGTCGCCGCCGCCGAGTTAGCCGGCCTCACCGTCGTCCAGCACGACATGACGCCCCGTCGGCACGCCGAGGGCGTCCCCGTCACCCGCTCCCTGGGTCGCGTCTACACGGCGTTCGGCAGCTTCCTGCCCGTCCGTGACCTGCGCACGATCTGGCCGCCGCAGATCATCGGCCGCCGCGCCTTCGGCAAGGTCGCCGAAGCGTGGCAGCTCACGCTCATCGACCCCAAGTGGGGCCGCGACGACGTCCTGTGGGAGGCCCTGGCGGAAGTCGTCCGCCAGTACCGGCTCGAAGACGTCGAGCGGCAGGCCCGCAAGGCCCGCGAGGCGCTGACCCACGAGAACCTGTGCAGCCGCTACGCCAACCCGTTCCTGGCCCGCCCCCTGGTCAAGGAGTGGCACGAGAACCGGCTGAACGCGGCGATCGAGGAGGCGAAGCTCAGCGGCTGCACCGAGGCCGCCATCGCGCTGGTCGTCGGCTGCGAGTGCGACTGA